Proteins from one Juglans microcarpa x Juglans regia isolate MS1-56 chromosome 1S, Jm3101_v1.0, whole genome shotgun sequence genomic window:
- the LOC121247881 gene encoding RNA-binding protein 24-like, with protein sequence MVGGNNPGQYNDTSFTKIFVGGLAWETQRDTMRRYFEQFGEILEAVVITDKNSGRSKGYGFVTFKDPEAALRACQNPSPVIDGRRANCNLASLGAQKIRPPTPLDGSGRFRPVSGLLTPPAYYGTYYHQPRGQYTFLYSAYGYTRYSNNAVCPVNYYSVYGDQQSSPFYANNGTAGPPGMLHNLYPFYAQYAQSGHPHGFGVQYPQMVQYPYLPQHYGSTGILSLPSSMAMQTTTTAAAATTEVTTGAGASQATGVASEQNSST encoded by the exons ATGGTGGGTGGTAACAATCCGGGGCAGTACAATGACACAAGTTTTACCAAAATCTTCGTGGGAGGCTTGGCTTGGGAAACTCAACGGGATACCATGAGGAGGTATTTTGAGCAATTCGGAGAGATCCTGGAGGCTGTTGTTATCACAGATAAGAACAGTGGGAGATCCAAGGGTTACGGTTTT GTTACATTCAAAGATCCAGAGGCAGCCTTGAGAGCATGTCAAAACCCATCTCCTGTGATTGATGGAAGGAGAGCAAATTGCAATCTCGCATCTCTTGGTGCACAGAAGATTCGTCCACCAACTCCTCTAGATG gTTCAGGAAGATTTAGACCAGTCAGTGGCTTGCTTACTCCACCTGCTTATTATGGCACATATTACCATCAACCTAGGGGTCAATACACATTTCTTTATTCAGCTTATGG ATACACTAGATATTCCAACAATGCAGTGTGTCCTGTG AACTATTATAGTGTTTATGGGGATCAACAATCTTCTCCTTTCTATGCCAACAATGGGACAGCAGGGCCACCCGGGATGCTCCACAATTTGTACCCGTTCTATGCACAATATGCACAAAGTGGCCACCCTCATGGTTTTGGAGTTCAATATCCCCAAATGGTACAGTACCCGTATTTGCCTCAGCACTATGGCTCTACTGGGAtactttctcttccttcttcaatGGCAATGCAAACCACAACAACAG CCGCAGCCGCAACAACAGAGGTGACTACAGGTGCAGGTGCTTCTCAGGCCACCGGAGTAGCATCTGAACAAAATTCATCAACTTAG
- the LOC121246998 gene encoding pentatricopeptide repeat-containing protein At1g05600 isoform X2 — translation MNVRWPRLLTPTHLSQIIRNQKNPSTALQIFREAKHKYPNYRHNGPVYATMIEILGNAGWISEMKEVIERMKEDSCECKDSVFVNAIKTYAKAGLPNEAVSLFNSIPQFNCVNKTESFNTLLQIMVNESKLEAAPRLFLESSYGWEVKSRIPSLNLLMEALCRKHRSDLALEIFLEMNYQGCCPNRESHRILMKGLCEDGRLNEATHLLYSMFWRISQKGSGEDIVIYRILLEALCDDGQVEKAVEILGKILRKGLKAPKRCFRQFDLSRFSAGEDIKSTKNLINEALIRGGIPSLAGYSAMAVDLYNEGKVSDANKVLAEMQERGFRPTHLIYEAKIAAVCSRANVDEALKVIEKEMVVANCVPNVRVYNIVLKGLCDERKSTLAVGYLKNMARQVGCTADKETYSILISGLCGESRQYEAVMWLEEMISQGMRPESSVWHSLVASVCSNMADIDMFFDSFN, via the exons ATGAATGTGAGATGGCCGAGGCTTCTGACACCTACGCATCTTTCTCAGATTATACGGAATCAGAAAAACCCATCAACAGCGCTCCAAATCTTCAGGGAAGCCAAACACAAGTATCCCAATTACCGTCATAATGGTCCAGTCTATGCCACCATGATTGAAATCCTGGGAAACGCAGGCTGGATAAGTGAGATGAAAGAGGTGATTGAGCGGATGAAAGAAGACTCGTGTGAGTGCAAGGATTCAGTATTTGTTAATGCAATCAAAACCTATGCCAAAGCTGGATTGCCAAATGAGGCAGTTTCTCTTTTTAACAGCATTCCTCAGTTCAACTGCGTGAATAAGACAGAGTCTTTCAATACCCTTCTGCAGATAATGGTGAATGAATCTAAGCTTGAAGCTGCTCCACGTCTGTTCTTAGAGAGCTCTTATGGTTGGGAAGTGAAGTCTCGGATTCCGTCCTTGAACTTGCTTATGGAAGCTCTATGCCGGAAGCATCGTTCTGATCTTgctttagagatttttttagagATGAACTATCAAGGTTGCTGCCCAAATAGGGAAAGCCACCGTATCCTAATGAAAGGATTGTGTGAGGACGGAAGGCTAAATGAGGCAACCCATTTGTTGTACTCAATGTTTTGGAGGATCTCTCAGAAGGGTAGTGGCGAGGATATTGTAATCTACAGAATCTTATTAGAAGCTCTATGTGATGATGGGCAAGTTGAAAAGGCTGTGGAAATTCTAGGCAAGATCTTAAGGAAGGGGCTAAAGGCTCCTAAGAGATGTTTTCGCCAATTTGATCTCAGTCGGTTCAGTGCCGGTGAAGATATCAAAAGCACCAAGAATTTGATTAATGAAGCGTTGATCAGAGGTGGGATCCCCAGCTTGGCTGGTTATAGTGCTATGGCTGTTGATCTGTACAATGAAGGTAAGGTTAGTGATGCTAACAAAGTGCTCGCTGAAATGCAAGAAAGAGGCTTTAGGCCAACACACTTGATTTATGAAGCAAAGATAGCAGCAGTATGTAGCAGAGCCAATGTTGATGAAGCATTGAAGGTAATTGAGAAGGAAATGGTGGTGGCTAATTGTGTACCAAATGTTAGAGTTTACAATATTGTACTGAAAGGGCTTTGTGATGAAAGGAAATCAACCCTTGCTGTTGGGTATTTGAAGAATATGGCCAGACAGGTGGGTTGCACTGCTGATAAGGAAACATATAGCATTTTGATCAGTGGGCTGTGTGGTGAAAGTAG GCAATACGAAGCTGTTATGTGGTTGGAGGAGATGATTAGTCAGGGCATGCGGCCAGAATCCTCTGTATGGCACTCGTTGGTGGCATCTGTGTGCTCCAACATGGCTGACATTGATATGTTCTTTGACTCATTTAATTAA
- the LOC121246998 gene encoding pentatricopeptide repeat-containing protein At1g05600 isoform X1, whose translation MNVRWPRLLTPTHLSQIIRNQKNPSTALQIFREAKHKYPNYRHNGPVYATMIEILGNAGWISEMKEVIERMKEDSCECKDSVFVNAIKTYAKAGLPNEAVSLFNSIPQFNCVNKTESFNTLLQIMVNESKLEAAPRLFLESSYGWEVKSRIPSLNLLMEALCRKHRSDLALEIFLEMNYQGCCPNRESHRILMKGLCEDGRLNEATHLLYSMFWRISQKGSGEDIVIYRILLEALCDDGQVEKAVEILGKILRKGLKAPKRCFRQFDLSRFSAGEDIKSTKNLINEALIRGGIPSLAGYSAMAVDLYNEGKVSDANKVLAEMQERGFRPTHLIYEAKIAAVCSRANVDEALKVIEKEMVVANCVPNVRVYNIVLKGLCDERKSTLAVGYLKNMARQVGCTADKETYSILISGLCGESRYGEASQVLEEMLIKSFWPGADTYNVLIKGLCSVGRQYEAVMWLEEMISQGMRPESSVWHSLVASVCSNMADIDMFFDSFN comes from the coding sequence ATGAATGTGAGATGGCCGAGGCTTCTGACACCTACGCATCTTTCTCAGATTATACGGAATCAGAAAAACCCATCAACAGCGCTCCAAATCTTCAGGGAAGCCAAACACAAGTATCCCAATTACCGTCATAATGGTCCAGTCTATGCCACCATGATTGAAATCCTGGGAAACGCAGGCTGGATAAGTGAGATGAAAGAGGTGATTGAGCGGATGAAAGAAGACTCGTGTGAGTGCAAGGATTCAGTATTTGTTAATGCAATCAAAACCTATGCCAAAGCTGGATTGCCAAATGAGGCAGTTTCTCTTTTTAACAGCATTCCTCAGTTCAACTGCGTGAATAAGACAGAGTCTTTCAATACCCTTCTGCAGATAATGGTGAATGAATCTAAGCTTGAAGCTGCTCCACGTCTGTTCTTAGAGAGCTCTTATGGTTGGGAAGTGAAGTCTCGGATTCCGTCCTTGAACTTGCTTATGGAAGCTCTATGCCGGAAGCATCGTTCTGATCTTgctttagagatttttttagagATGAACTATCAAGGTTGCTGCCCAAATAGGGAAAGCCACCGTATCCTAATGAAAGGATTGTGTGAGGACGGAAGGCTAAATGAGGCAACCCATTTGTTGTACTCAATGTTTTGGAGGATCTCTCAGAAGGGTAGTGGCGAGGATATTGTAATCTACAGAATCTTATTAGAAGCTCTATGTGATGATGGGCAAGTTGAAAAGGCTGTGGAAATTCTAGGCAAGATCTTAAGGAAGGGGCTAAAGGCTCCTAAGAGATGTTTTCGCCAATTTGATCTCAGTCGGTTCAGTGCCGGTGAAGATATCAAAAGCACCAAGAATTTGATTAATGAAGCGTTGATCAGAGGTGGGATCCCCAGCTTGGCTGGTTATAGTGCTATGGCTGTTGATCTGTACAATGAAGGTAAGGTTAGTGATGCTAACAAAGTGCTCGCTGAAATGCAAGAAAGAGGCTTTAGGCCAACACACTTGATTTATGAAGCAAAGATAGCAGCAGTATGTAGCAGAGCCAATGTTGATGAAGCATTGAAGGTAATTGAGAAGGAAATGGTGGTGGCTAATTGTGTACCAAATGTTAGAGTTTACAATATTGTACTGAAAGGGCTTTGTGATGAAAGGAAATCAACCCTTGCTGTTGGGTATTTGAAGAATATGGCCAGACAGGTGGGTTGCACTGCTGATAAGGAAACATATAGCATTTTGATCAGTGGGCTGTGTGGTGAAAGTAGGTATGGTGAGGCAAGTCAAGTTTTGGAGGAGATGTTAATCAAATCATTTTGGCCTGGTGCTGACACTTATAATGTACTTATCAAAGGTCTTTGCTCTGTGGGCAGGCAATACGAAGCTGTTATGTGGTTGGAGGAGATGATTAGTCAGGGCATGCGGCCAGAATCCTCTGTATGGCACTCGTTGGTGGCATCTGTGTGCTCCAACATGGCTGACATTGATATGTTCTTTGACTCATTTAATTAA
- the LOC121246998 gene encoding pentatricopeptide repeat-containing protein At1g05600 isoform X3, whose translation MNVRWPRLLTPTHLSQIIRNQKNPSTALQIFREAKHKYPNYRHNGPVYATMIEILGNAGWISEMKEVIERMKEDSCECKDSVFVNAIKTYAKAGLPNEAVSLFNSIPQFNCVNKTESFNTLLQIMVNESKLEAAPRLFLESSYGWEVKSRIPSLNLLMEALCRKHRSDLALEIFLEMNYQGCCPNRESHRILMKGLCEDGRLNEATHLLYSMFWRISQKGSGEDIVIYRILLEALCDDGQVEKAVEILGKILRKGLKAPKRCFRQFDLSRFSAGEDIKSTKNLINEALIRGGIPSLAGYSAMAVDLYNEGKVSDANKVLAEMQERGFRPTHLIYEAKIAAVCSRANVDEALKVIEKEMVVANCVPNVRVYNIVLKGLCDERKSTLAVGYLKNMARQVGCTADKETYSILISGLCGESRYGEAIRSCYVVGGDD comes from the exons ATGAATGTGAGATGGCCGAGGCTTCTGACACCTACGCATCTTTCTCAGATTATACGGAATCAGAAAAACCCATCAACAGCGCTCCAAATCTTCAGGGAAGCCAAACACAAGTATCCCAATTACCGTCATAATGGTCCAGTCTATGCCACCATGATTGAAATCCTGGGAAACGCAGGCTGGATAAGTGAGATGAAAGAGGTGATTGAGCGGATGAAAGAAGACTCGTGTGAGTGCAAGGATTCAGTATTTGTTAATGCAATCAAAACCTATGCCAAAGCTGGATTGCCAAATGAGGCAGTTTCTCTTTTTAACAGCATTCCTCAGTTCAACTGCGTGAATAAGACAGAGTCTTTCAATACCCTTCTGCAGATAATGGTGAATGAATCTAAGCTTGAAGCTGCTCCACGTCTGTTCTTAGAGAGCTCTTATGGTTGGGAAGTGAAGTCTCGGATTCCGTCCTTGAACTTGCTTATGGAAGCTCTATGCCGGAAGCATCGTTCTGATCTTgctttagagatttttttagagATGAACTATCAAGGTTGCTGCCCAAATAGGGAAAGCCACCGTATCCTAATGAAAGGATTGTGTGAGGACGGAAGGCTAAATGAGGCAACCCATTTGTTGTACTCAATGTTTTGGAGGATCTCTCAGAAGGGTAGTGGCGAGGATATTGTAATCTACAGAATCTTATTAGAAGCTCTATGTGATGATGGGCAAGTTGAAAAGGCTGTGGAAATTCTAGGCAAGATCTTAAGGAAGGGGCTAAAGGCTCCTAAGAGATGTTTTCGCCAATTTGATCTCAGTCGGTTCAGTGCCGGTGAAGATATCAAAAGCACCAAGAATTTGATTAATGAAGCGTTGATCAGAGGTGGGATCCCCAGCTTGGCTGGTTATAGTGCTATGGCTGTTGATCTGTACAATGAAGGTAAGGTTAGTGATGCTAACAAAGTGCTCGCTGAAATGCAAGAAAGAGGCTTTAGGCCAACACACTTGATTTATGAAGCAAAGATAGCAGCAGTATGTAGCAGAGCCAATGTTGATGAAGCATTGAAGGTAATTGAGAAGGAAATGGTGGTGGCTAATTGTGTACCAAATGTTAGAGTTTACAATATTGTACTGAAAGGGCTTTGTGATGAAAGGAAATCAACCCTTGCTGTTGGGTATTTGAAGAATATGGCCAGACAGGTGGGTTGCACTGCTGATAAGGAAACATATAGCATTTTGATCAGTGGGCTGTGTGGTGAAAGTAGGTATGGTGAG GCAATACGAAGCTGTTATGTGGTTGGAGGAGATGATTAG